Part of the Pseudobacteriovorax antillogorgiicola genome is shown below.
AATGGCATCTCCTTGTTCTCCCGCCATTGATGAACTACTTCTTCCACTCGTTCGGTAGCAGCTTGGTTGATGCCCTGGCCTTTTTCCCAGTAGATGGTTTGGGATGGATAAGCGAAACTGGTACCGCTTTCTCGCACTAGTTTTAGGATGTCCAAGTAGACATCTTCGCGGATGGAGAGGAATTCAGGCCATATTGAGGTCTTCGCATAGGCGAAGATTTCGATATCTAAGGAGCTGGCACCGAACCCAACAAATCGAACCCGAGCGGGATCGTTATCAATGCGTTGATGGGCTACCAAGAGACGTTTGATCTCAGCTAAGAGATAGCGAAGCTGATCGGGGCTTGTCTCATGACGAACTCCAAGAATGGCATGAAGACGAATCTGATCCCGTTCCGCATAATTTTCGATATTCATTTGAGAGAAGTCAGCATTAGGAATGGTGACCAAGGTGCGGTCTAGGGTGCGGACACGGGTGCTCCGCAAGCCGATGGTTTCTACGGTGCCCCAGGTATCCCCATAGCGACCATAGTCGCCCACACGAATGGGTTGATCGATGATGATCATAAAGCCCCCTAGCAAGTTTTCCACTGTTTTCTGGCCAGCTAGGGCAATGGCAATACCACCAATCCCAAGACCCGTGATCAGGGCGGTGATGTCATAGCCTAGGTTTTGCAAGAAAAATAAGCCACCAAGGACGGCGATAATAATGGAGATGCTACGCCTTGAAATAGGAAGGATGGCTGCTACGGATGGCTTGCCATCCTCTTCGAGTTTTTTGGCGAGTAGAATAAATATTCCATCATTGATTACGAAAAGAGCCCAAACCGAACAGATCATCTGCACGGCGCGTTCAACGATGCTGACCATCTCGCGACTGCGAAAGTCTAAAGCTAAGCTGTAGGTGAGTAGACCAAATATGGCAACAATACTATAGATCTGGAACGGGTTGGCCATGCGCTTTGCCAAGGTAAAGCCCTCGTCGGCATGAAGCACGGATAAAGCCGATCGCAGGATGCGAATAAAGAGCTTCCGCAACACCCAAGACATACCAAATGCCAGGACGATACCAACAGCCAATCCCAGCCATTGCCAAATTTGCAAGCGAAAGACTTTGATTTTAAGAGAGTCGGGAACGTGGCTAGCCAGATCATAACCGTTTTGGTTGAACTTGGTCTTGCTCATCGATTGCAGAGAGGAGCGATCAATTTGCCACACCATGGTCTTCTGACCACCGTCTTTGACTTCTTTGCGGCGCAGAAAGAAGCTCAAGCTTTGTTCATCTTGCTGCCAATGAAATAACAGCTCCATATCAAAGGGCAGTTCGTCGTTGCGATAGCCTTCTGGCTCCGGGGAGAGGTTTAAGGTATTCAGGCGAAAGATCTGATCGATCACCTCATAGGCCCGGTCGAGGCTGGCTTGCCGTTGCTTGCGGCTGACACGGGGCAACTCGGCGTAAAGCTCTGCGGTTGCATAGTCGCCATTCTTCATAGCTTGCAAGAAGACCTGAATGGATTGCCGGGGCGATTTACTGGGAATCGTCGAGCCATTGCTACCTGCTTGGGGAGCATTTTGCGCCCAGATAGGGGAGGCGAGCAGGATAAGAATGGTAGCTAGAATCTTCATTTAATACTTTAACCTCAAGGCCTAAAACACGGTTCGGTTGATGCGGATAGCACATCCAGCAAGATTTACCAGTGAAATAGGTCTAGGAATTGATATTGATTAGAATGCATAGGCTCCATCACGATTATATGGCGTGATGGAGCTACTGATCTAGGCGCAGATGCCTCGGATGACAAAGTCTAAGACCGGGGAGCTGGCTTTCGGTGTTTTCAAGAAATCTGCAATATGGCGTGGGGCATGGAGCACCTT
Proteins encoded:
- a CDS encoding mechanosensitive ion channel family protein; the encoded protein is MKILATILILLASPIWAQNAPQAGSNGSTIPSKSPRQSIQVFLQAMKNGDYATAELYAELPRVSRKQRQASLDRAYEVIDQIFRLNTLNLSPEPEGYRNDELPFDMELLFHWQQDEQSLSFFLRRKEVKDGGQKTMVWQIDRSSLQSMSKTKFNQNGYDLASHVPDSLKIKVFRLQIWQWLGLAVGIVLAFGMSWVLRKLFIRILRSALSVLHADEGFTLAKRMANPFQIYSIVAIFGLLTYSLALDFRSREMVSIVERAVQMICSVWALFVINDGIFILLAKKLEEDGKPSVAAILPISRRSISIIIAVLGGLFFLQNLGYDITALITGLGIGGIAIALAGQKTVENLLGGFMIIIDQPIRVGDYGRYGDTWGTVETIGLRSTRVRTLDRTLVTIPNADFSQMNIENYAERDQIRLHAILGVRHETSPDQLRYLLAEIKRLLVAHQRIDNDPARVRFVGFGASSLDIEIFAYAKTSIWPEFLSIREDVYLDILKLVRESGTSFAYPSQTIYWEKGQGINQAATERVEEVVHQWRENKEMPFPDIPEDVITTWTDTRDYPNLDSWIHKLPPRP